The following are from one region of the Salvia splendens isolate huo1 chromosome 2, SspV2, whole genome shotgun sequence genome:
- the LOC121792726 gene encoding outer envelope pore protein 24B, chloroplastic-like, with translation MMKASFKARYEPDKAAAASTISVNAGDFKLRASLTDATVVNGPSLNGLAIAVEKPGFFIVDYNVPKKDIRFQFMNSVRVAEKPLNLTYIHSKGDGRTILDGALVIDSGNKVSANHVLGIGNTKLKYTYVHEGLTTFETSYDLGKNAWDFAVTRKVYGDDVFRATYQTSAKNLGLEWSRSSKQN, from the exons ATGATGAAGGCGTCGTTCAAGGCTAGATACGAACCCGACAAAGCGGCAGCCGCTTCCACCATTTCCGTCAACGCTGGCGACTTCAAGCTCCGCGCCTCCCTCACCGATGCCACCGTCGTCAACGGTCCCAGCTTGAACGGCCTAGCTATCGCCGTCGAGAAACCCGGATTCTTCATCGTAGACTACAATGTGCCCAAAAAA GATATTAGGTTTCAGTTCATGAATAGTGTTAGGGTGGCAGAGAAGCCGTTGAATTTGACTTACATTCACAGCAAAGGCGACGGGCGTACCATTTTGGATGGGGCTTTGGTTATTGATTCAGGCAATAAGGTCTCTGCAAATCATGTGCTCGGCATAGGAAATACGAAGCTGAAGTATACTTATGTTCATGAAGGGCTGACAACTTTCGAGACGAGCTATGATTTGGGGAAGAATGCCTGGGATTTTGCTGTAACACGCAAGGTTTACGGGGATGATGTATTCAGGGCTACTTATCAAACATCTGCTAAGAATTTGGGGCTGGAGTGGAGCCGGAGTTCAAAGCAGAACTGA
- the LOC121792724 gene encoding uncharacterized protein LOC121792724 isoform X4 → MECKWLHLLAIKRMKLTSGWKPRNLNVRNCWVLHQKKLRSQKRIQIHVLHCRVLDMAIDGCSTPPCGSNTVFFDSKAEAHILSELSNSQSSPGKNFGSNPGSITTSSTRHNLISMKDTIADEEQLSTSSSDTTMRNDFNSEGQTEDESLKPLDKQKLEFPMTCTENESSLDYRTCDDAETILKPEQHQLPQRLFSSRKALSPSSQERLCLIMNSVGIANDVDQSIDYKCEEKLFENETGKESSSLRSEVQEEGKTVKHRLPGQVSQRKFVISPRRISKRSQIVKGNLEGPRFSRALPNLSTGCTSVQGCSESAVAFSQRQMQDMESVALKLMNELKFMKDIVEQKLLFEAYRNASLKNDADEVKSAIKNAIKAEETAKKWMSMMTRDCNRFSKIMKMMPDSTPSSKDSSQKGERKITFADEAGGKLCHVKFFDDSPASPSSNAVEQ, encoded by the exons ATGGAATGCAAATGGCTTCATCTACTGGCCATAAAGAG GATGAAGCTAACATCAGGATGGAAACCAAGGAATCTGAATGTCCGGAACTGCTGGGTTCTGCACCAGAAGAAGTTACGAAGCCAAAAGAGAATCCAGATTCATGTTCTACA CTGCAGGGTTCTTGATATGGCTATTGATGGTTGCAGCACACCTCCTTGTGGATCTAATACAGTCTTCTTTGACAGTAAAGCTGAGGCACATATTCTCTCTGAGCTAAGCAACTCCCAGAGTAGCCCTGGCAAGAACTTTGGCTCCAACCCAGGTTCCATTACAACCTCAAGTACTAGGCATAATCTCATTTCCATGAAAGATACTATTGCTGATGAGGAACAACTTTCAACATCTTCCTCTGATACCACGATGAGGAATGACTTCAATTCTGAAGGTCAAACTGAAGATGAGTCATTGAAACCTCTGGACAAGCAGAAATTAGAATTTCCAATGACTTGTACCGAAAATGAGAGTTCTTTAGATTACAGAACTTGTGATGATGCTGAAACAATTTTAAAACCAGAGcaacaccaacttcctcaaAGACTCTTTTCCTCCCGCAAG GCTTTGTCTCCGTCTTCTCAAGAGCGATTGTGTTTGATAATGAATTCTGTTGGAATCGCTAATGATGTAGATCAAAGTA TTGATTATAAATGTGAGGAGAAGCTCTTTGAAAATGAGACTGGAAAGGAGTCTTCATCTCTAAGATCAGAGGTTCAGGAGGAAGGAAAAACTGTGAAGCACAGATTGCCTGGACAGGTTAGCCAGCGGAAATTCGTCATATCTCCCAGACGCATCAGCAAGAGATCACAGATAGTCAAAGGCAACCTTGAAGGCCCTCGTTTCTCACGCGCCTTACCTAATCTCAGTACTGGGTGTACCTCTGTTCAAGGATGCTCAGAAAGTGCTGTTGCATTCTCACAGAGACAGATGCAAGACATGGAGTCTGTTGCACTAAAACTGATGAATGAGTTGAAGTTCATGAAGGACATTGTGGAACAAAAATTGCTTTTTGAAGCATACCGCAATGCTTCCTTAAAGAATGATGCAGATGAG GTAAAATCAGCCATAAAAAATGCTATTAAAGCTGAAGAAACGGCTAAAAAGTGGATGTCTATGATGACCAGAGACTGCAACCGGTTCTCTAAAATAATG AAAATGATGCCGGACAGCACACCTTCTTCAAAAGATAGTTCCCAGAAGGGGGAGAGGAAGATCACGTTTGCTGATGAAGCTGGTGGGAAGCTATGTCATGTCAAATTTTTTGATGACAGCCCTGCCTCTCCATCTTCTAATGCTGTGGAACAGTAA
- the LOC121792724 gene encoding uncharacterized protein LOC121792724 isoform X1 has product MQMASSTGHKEVVNPAQMTVLPEHDREPLSYVNRYEECLTNEMCYDHLEDVEPISILTLQDEANIRMETKESECPELLGSAPEEVTKPKENPDSCSTVTLFSADTDANVSCHSSSSLIVEDMPDGCGSSCRVLDMAIDGCSTPPCGSNTVFFDSKAEAHILSELSNSQSSPGKNFGSNPGSITTSSTRHNLISMKDTIADEEQLSTSSSDTTMRNDFNSEGQTEDESLKPLDKQKLEFPMTCTENESSLDYRTCDDAETILKPEQHQLPQRLFSSRKALSPSSQERLCLIMNSVGIANDVDQSIDYKCEEKLFENETGKESSSLRSEVQEEGKTVKHRLPGQVSQRKFVISPRRISKRSQIVKGNLEGPRFSRALPNLSTGCTSVQGCSESAVAFSQRQMQDMESVALKLMNELKFMKDIVEQKLLFEAYRNASLKNDADEVKSAIKNAIKAEETAKKWMSMMTRDCNRFSKIMKMMPDSTPSSKDSSQKGERKITFADEAGGKLCHVKFFDDSPASPSSNAVEQ; this is encoded by the exons ATGCAAATGGCTTCATCTACTGGCCATAAAGAGGTGGTCAATCCTGCTCAGATGACAGTTCTACCTGAACATGACAGAGAACCTCTATCTTATGTAAACAGATATGAAGAGTGTCTTACTAATGAGATGTGCTATGATCATTTGGAGGATGTTGAACCTATTTCCATTCTTACCCTTCAGGATGAAGCTAACATCAGGATGGAAACCAAGGAATCTGAATGTCCGGAACTGCTGGGTTCTGCACCAGAAGAAGTTACGAAGCCAAAAGAGAATCCAGATTCATGTTCTACAGTAACTTTGTTTTCTGCTGATACAGATGCCAATGTATCTTGTCATTCTAGTAGTTCTTTGATTGTTGAAGATATGCCTGATGGATGTGGTTCTAGCTGCAGGGTTCTTGATATGGCTATTGATGGTTGCAGCACACCTCCTTGTGGATCTAATACAGTCTTCTTTGACAGTAAAGCTGAGGCACATATTCTCTCTGAGCTAAGCAACTCCCAGAGTAGCCCTGGCAAGAACTTTGGCTCCAACCCAGGTTCCATTACAACCTCAAGTACTAGGCATAATCTCATTTCCATGAAAGATACTATTGCTGATGAGGAACAACTTTCAACATCTTCCTCTGATACCACGATGAGGAATGACTTCAATTCTGAAGGTCAAACTGAAGATGAGTCATTGAAACCTCTGGACAAGCAGAAATTAGAATTTCCAATGACTTGTACCGAAAATGAGAGTTCTTTAGATTACAGAACTTGTGATGATGCTGAAACAATTTTAAAACCAGAGcaacaccaacttcctcaaAGACTCTTTTCCTCCCGCAAG GCTTTGTCTCCGTCTTCTCAAGAGCGATTGTGTTTGATAATGAATTCTGTTGGAATCGCTAATGATGTAGATCAAAGTA TTGATTATAAATGTGAGGAGAAGCTCTTTGAAAATGAGACTGGAAAGGAGTCTTCATCTCTAAGATCAGAGGTTCAGGAGGAAGGAAAAACTGTGAAGCACAGATTGCCTGGACAGGTTAGCCAGCGGAAATTCGTCATATCTCCCAGACGCATCAGCAAGAGATCACAGATAGTCAAAGGCAACCTTGAAGGCCCTCGTTTCTCACGCGCCTTACCTAATCTCAGTACTGGGTGTACCTCTGTTCAAGGATGCTCAGAAAGTGCTGTTGCATTCTCACAGAGACAGATGCAAGACATGGAGTCTGTTGCACTAAAACTGATGAATGAGTTGAAGTTCATGAAGGACATTGTGGAACAAAAATTGCTTTTTGAAGCATACCGCAATGCTTCCTTAAAGAATGATGCAGATGAG GTAAAATCAGCCATAAAAAATGCTATTAAAGCTGAAGAAACGGCTAAAAAGTGGATGTCTATGATGACCAGAGACTGCAACCGGTTCTCTAAAATAATG AAAATGATGCCGGACAGCACACCTTCTTCAAAAGATAGTTCCCAGAAGGGGGAGAGGAAGATCACGTTTGCTGATGAAGCTGGTGGGAAGCTATGTCATGTCAAATTTTTTGATGACAGCCCTGCCTCTCCATCTTCTAATGCTGTGGAACAGTAA
- the LOC121792724 gene encoding uncharacterized protein LOC121792724 isoform X3: MQMASSTGHKEDEANIRMETKESECPELLGSAPEEVTKPKENPDSCSTVTLFSADTDANVSCHSSSSLIVEDMPDGCGSSCRVLDMAIDGCSTPPCGSNTVFFDSKAEAHILSELSNSQSSPGKNFGSNPGSITTSSTRHNLISMKDTIADEEQLSTSSSDTTMRNDFNSEGQTEDESLKPLDKQKLEFPMTCTENESSLDYRTCDDAETILKPEQHQLPQRLFSSRKALSPSSQERLCLIMNSVGIANDVDQSIDYKCEEKLFENETGKESSSLRSEVQEEGKTVKHRLPGQVSQRKFVISPRRISKRSQIVKGNLEGPRFSRALPNLSTGCTSVQGCSESAVAFSQRQMQDMESVALKLMNELKFMKDIVEQKLLFEAYRNASLKNDADEVKSAIKNAIKAEETAKKWMSMMTRDCNRFSKIMKMMPDSTPSSKDSSQKGERKITFADEAGGKLCHVKFFDDSPASPSSNAVEQ, encoded by the exons ATGCAAATGGCTTCATCTACTGGCCATAAAGAG GATGAAGCTAACATCAGGATGGAAACCAAGGAATCTGAATGTCCGGAACTGCTGGGTTCTGCACCAGAAGAAGTTACGAAGCCAAAAGAGAATCCAGATTCATGTTCTACAGTAACTTTGTTTTCTGCTGATACAGATGCCAATGTATCTTGTCATTCTAGTAGTTCTTTGATTGTTGAAGATATGCCTGATGGATGTGGTTCTAGCTGCAGGGTTCTTGATATGGCTATTGATGGTTGCAGCACACCTCCTTGTGGATCTAATACAGTCTTCTTTGACAGTAAAGCTGAGGCACATATTCTCTCTGAGCTAAGCAACTCCCAGAGTAGCCCTGGCAAGAACTTTGGCTCCAACCCAGGTTCCATTACAACCTCAAGTACTAGGCATAATCTCATTTCCATGAAAGATACTATTGCTGATGAGGAACAACTTTCAACATCTTCCTCTGATACCACGATGAGGAATGACTTCAATTCTGAAGGTCAAACTGAAGATGAGTCATTGAAACCTCTGGACAAGCAGAAATTAGAATTTCCAATGACTTGTACCGAAAATGAGAGTTCTTTAGATTACAGAACTTGTGATGATGCTGAAACAATTTTAAAACCAGAGcaacaccaacttcctcaaAGACTCTTTTCCTCCCGCAAG GCTTTGTCTCCGTCTTCTCAAGAGCGATTGTGTTTGATAATGAATTCTGTTGGAATCGCTAATGATGTAGATCAAAGTA TTGATTATAAATGTGAGGAGAAGCTCTTTGAAAATGAGACTGGAAAGGAGTCTTCATCTCTAAGATCAGAGGTTCAGGAGGAAGGAAAAACTGTGAAGCACAGATTGCCTGGACAGGTTAGCCAGCGGAAATTCGTCATATCTCCCAGACGCATCAGCAAGAGATCACAGATAGTCAAAGGCAACCTTGAAGGCCCTCGTTTCTCACGCGCCTTACCTAATCTCAGTACTGGGTGTACCTCTGTTCAAGGATGCTCAGAAAGTGCTGTTGCATTCTCACAGAGACAGATGCAAGACATGGAGTCTGTTGCACTAAAACTGATGAATGAGTTGAAGTTCATGAAGGACATTGTGGAACAAAAATTGCTTTTTGAAGCATACCGCAATGCTTCCTTAAAGAATGATGCAGATGAG GTAAAATCAGCCATAAAAAATGCTATTAAAGCTGAAGAAACGGCTAAAAAGTGGATGTCTATGATGACCAGAGACTGCAACCGGTTCTCTAAAATAATG AAAATGATGCCGGACAGCACACCTTCTTCAAAAGATAGTTCCCAGAAGGGGGAGAGGAAGATCACGTTTGCTGATGAAGCTGGTGGGAAGCTATGTCATGTCAAATTTTTTGATGACAGCCCTGCCTCTCCATCTTCTAATGCTGTGGAACAGTAA
- the LOC121792724 gene encoding uncharacterized protein LOC121792724 isoform X2, giving the protein MQMASSTGHKEVVNPAQMTVLPEHDREPLSYDEANIRMETKESECPELLGSAPEEVTKPKENPDSCSTVTLFSADTDANVSCHSSSSLIVEDMPDGCGSSCRVLDMAIDGCSTPPCGSNTVFFDSKAEAHILSELSNSQSSPGKNFGSNPGSITTSSTRHNLISMKDTIADEEQLSTSSSDTTMRNDFNSEGQTEDESLKPLDKQKLEFPMTCTENESSLDYRTCDDAETILKPEQHQLPQRLFSSRKALSPSSQERLCLIMNSVGIANDVDQSIDYKCEEKLFENETGKESSSLRSEVQEEGKTVKHRLPGQVSQRKFVISPRRISKRSQIVKGNLEGPRFSRALPNLSTGCTSVQGCSESAVAFSQRQMQDMESVALKLMNELKFMKDIVEQKLLFEAYRNASLKNDADEVKSAIKNAIKAEETAKKWMSMMTRDCNRFSKIMKMMPDSTPSSKDSSQKGERKITFADEAGGKLCHVKFFDDSPASPSSNAVEQ; this is encoded by the exons ATGCAAATGGCTTCATCTACTGGCCATAAAGAGGTGGTCAATCCTGCTCAGATGACAGTTCTACCTGAACATGACAGAGAACCTCTATCTTAT GATGAAGCTAACATCAGGATGGAAACCAAGGAATCTGAATGTCCGGAACTGCTGGGTTCTGCACCAGAAGAAGTTACGAAGCCAAAAGAGAATCCAGATTCATGTTCTACAGTAACTTTGTTTTCTGCTGATACAGATGCCAATGTATCTTGTCATTCTAGTAGTTCTTTGATTGTTGAAGATATGCCTGATGGATGTGGTTCTAGCTGCAGGGTTCTTGATATGGCTATTGATGGTTGCAGCACACCTCCTTGTGGATCTAATACAGTCTTCTTTGACAGTAAAGCTGAGGCACATATTCTCTCTGAGCTAAGCAACTCCCAGAGTAGCCCTGGCAAGAACTTTGGCTCCAACCCAGGTTCCATTACAACCTCAAGTACTAGGCATAATCTCATTTCCATGAAAGATACTATTGCTGATGAGGAACAACTTTCAACATCTTCCTCTGATACCACGATGAGGAATGACTTCAATTCTGAAGGTCAAACTGAAGATGAGTCATTGAAACCTCTGGACAAGCAGAAATTAGAATTTCCAATGACTTGTACCGAAAATGAGAGTTCTTTAGATTACAGAACTTGTGATGATGCTGAAACAATTTTAAAACCAGAGcaacaccaacttcctcaaAGACTCTTTTCCTCCCGCAAG GCTTTGTCTCCGTCTTCTCAAGAGCGATTGTGTTTGATAATGAATTCTGTTGGAATCGCTAATGATGTAGATCAAAGTA TTGATTATAAATGTGAGGAGAAGCTCTTTGAAAATGAGACTGGAAAGGAGTCTTCATCTCTAAGATCAGAGGTTCAGGAGGAAGGAAAAACTGTGAAGCACAGATTGCCTGGACAGGTTAGCCAGCGGAAATTCGTCATATCTCCCAGACGCATCAGCAAGAGATCACAGATAGTCAAAGGCAACCTTGAAGGCCCTCGTTTCTCACGCGCCTTACCTAATCTCAGTACTGGGTGTACCTCTGTTCAAGGATGCTCAGAAAGTGCTGTTGCATTCTCACAGAGACAGATGCAAGACATGGAGTCTGTTGCACTAAAACTGATGAATGAGTTGAAGTTCATGAAGGACATTGTGGAACAAAAATTGCTTTTTGAAGCATACCGCAATGCTTCCTTAAAGAATGATGCAGATGAG GTAAAATCAGCCATAAAAAATGCTATTAAAGCTGAAGAAACGGCTAAAAAGTGGATGTCTATGATGACCAGAGACTGCAACCGGTTCTCTAAAATAATG AAAATGATGCCGGACAGCACACCTTCTTCAAAAGATAGTTCCCAGAAGGGGGAGAGGAAGATCACGTTTGCTGATGAAGCTGGTGGGAAGCTATGTCATGTCAAATTTTTTGATGACAGCCCTGCCTCTCCATCTTCTAATGCTGTGGAACAGTAA
- the LOC121792724 gene encoding uncharacterized protein LOC121792724 isoform X5: protein MTENLYLMMKLTSGWKPRNLNVRNCWVLHQKKLRSQKRIQIHVLHCRVLDMAIDGCSTPPCGSNTVFFDSKAEAHILSELSNSQSSPGKNFGSNPGSITTSSTRHNLISMKDTIADEEQLSTSSSDTTMRNDFNSEGQTEDESLKPLDKQKLEFPMTCTENESSLDYRTCDDAETILKPEQHQLPQRLFSSRKALSPSSQERLCLIMNSVGIANDVDQSIDYKCEEKLFENETGKESSSLRSEVQEEGKTVKHRLPGQVSQRKFVISPRRISKRSQIVKGNLEGPRFSRALPNLSTGCTSVQGCSESAVAFSQRQMQDMESVALKLMNELKFMKDIVEQKLLFEAYRNASLKNDADEVKSAIKNAIKAEETAKKWMSMMTRDCNRFSKIMKMMPDSTPSSKDSSQKGERKITFADEAGGKLCHVKFFDDSPASPSSNAVEQ from the exons ATGACAGAGAACCTCTATCTTAT GATGAAGCTAACATCAGGATGGAAACCAAGGAATCTGAATGTCCGGAACTGCTGGGTTCTGCACCAGAAGAAGTTACGAAGCCAAAAGAGAATCCAGATTCATGTTCTACA CTGCAGGGTTCTTGATATGGCTATTGATGGTTGCAGCACACCTCCTTGTGGATCTAATACAGTCTTCTTTGACAGTAAAGCTGAGGCACATATTCTCTCTGAGCTAAGCAACTCCCAGAGTAGCCCTGGCAAGAACTTTGGCTCCAACCCAGGTTCCATTACAACCTCAAGTACTAGGCATAATCTCATTTCCATGAAAGATACTATTGCTGATGAGGAACAACTTTCAACATCTTCCTCTGATACCACGATGAGGAATGACTTCAATTCTGAAGGTCAAACTGAAGATGAGTCATTGAAACCTCTGGACAAGCAGAAATTAGAATTTCCAATGACTTGTACCGAAAATGAGAGTTCTTTAGATTACAGAACTTGTGATGATGCTGAAACAATTTTAAAACCAGAGcaacaccaacttcctcaaAGACTCTTTTCCTCCCGCAAG GCTTTGTCTCCGTCTTCTCAAGAGCGATTGTGTTTGATAATGAATTCTGTTGGAATCGCTAATGATGTAGATCAAAGTA TTGATTATAAATGTGAGGAGAAGCTCTTTGAAAATGAGACTGGAAAGGAGTCTTCATCTCTAAGATCAGAGGTTCAGGAGGAAGGAAAAACTGTGAAGCACAGATTGCCTGGACAGGTTAGCCAGCGGAAATTCGTCATATCTCCCAGACGCATCAGCAAGAGATCACAGATAGTCAAAGGCAACCTTGAAGGCCCTCGTTTCTCACGCGCCTTACCTAATCTCAGTACTGGGTGTACCTCTGTTCAAGGATGCTCAGAAAGTGCTGTTGCATTCTCACAGAGACAGATGCAAGACATGGAGTCTGTTGCACTAAAACTGATGAATGAGTTGAAGTTCATGAAGGACATTGTGGAACAAAAATTGCTTTTTGAAGCATACCGCAATGCTTCCTTAAAGAATGATGCAGATGAG GTAAAATCAGCCATAAAAAATGCTATTAAAGCTGAAGAAACGGCTAAAAAGTGGATGTCTATGATGACCAGAGACTGCAACCGGTTCTCTAAAATAATG AAAATGATGCCGGACAGCACACCTTCTTCAAAAGATAGTTCCCAGAAGGGGGAGAGGAAGATCACGTTTGCTGATGAAGCTGGTGGGAAGCTATGTCATGTCAAATTTTTTGATGACAGCCCTGCCTCTCCATCTTCTAATGCTGTGGAACAGTAA
- the LOC121779712 gene encoding transcription repressor OFP8-like, whose translation CRPKNPFSMIKVPNPPNTPPYILSPLNSKTFDISFPATPIPPPSSSDDDELDRWSGHEEERGKLHKPPRRRFKRYGSKEWKGGEECSERKPMLERPAEQCMVSDHGRSFVVVVKKSVDPYEDFKKSMSEMMVAEKILEPREMEQLLMNFLSLNSRMHHKVIIQAFTQIFKEML comes from the exons TGTCGCCCCAAAAACCCTTTCTCAATGATCAAAGTCCCCAATCCCCCTAATACACCTCCATATATCCTCTCCCCTCTCAACTCCAAAACATTCGACATCTCCTTCCCCGCCACTCCCATCCCTCCACCATCCAGCTCCGATGATGACGAGCTGGACCGGTGG AGTGGCCACGAGGAGGAGCGGGGGAAGCTGCATAAGCCACCAAGAAGAAGATTCAAGCGTTATGGGTCGAAAGAGTGGAAAGGGGGAGAGGAGTGTAGTGAGAGGAAGCCGATGTTGGAGAGGCCGGCAGAGCAATGCATGGTGTCGGATCATGGGCGGAGCTTCGTGGTGGTGGTGAAGAAGTCGGTGGATCCGTATGAGGATTTCAAGAAATCAATGTCGGAGATGATGGTGGCGGAGAAGATCCTTGAGCCTAGAGAGATGGAGCAGCTGTTGATGAACTTCCTCTCACTCAACTCAAGAATGCATCACAAAGTTATCATACAGGCTTTCACACAGATTTTCAAGGAAATGCTCTAA
- the LOC121772156 gene encoding uncharacterized protein LOC121772156 — MVMRNLCPNSDKEGGLDTVLEVPIPEEMFEKMGGSTADVRWQNMRDLMRAHYQSAADKWAAIANPLFSDTDHFMLLLKLVSCAFIPFRVQLDHALTTPIKDGSIESCTAKYIVQQYLAAAGGVAALNGVSSMYAVGQVKMVVAASDSAKAMENARLNSEAGGFVIWQMNPDLWYLELVVARHKISAGSDGKINWNHSNAPNSNICRGPPRPLRRFFQGLDPRSTVNLFSNTVCIGEKIINDEDCFILKLETSSDVLKVQSTPHTELVHHTIWGYFSQRSGLLIQFEDTKLIRMKPAKPSAAADDCIFYETSLQSFLEDYRHVDGINIAHSGKTTASIYRYGKTHKRRWKLEETWSIEEIDFNISGLSVDYFLPPADDDDHHKDSDELNCDNGISC, encoded by the exons ATGGTGATGAGGAATCTGTGTCCAAATTCGGACAAGGAAGGGGGCCTGGACACGGTGCTGGAGGTCCCGATCCCGGAGGAGATGTTCGAGAAGATGGGGGGGAGCACGGCCGACGTCCGGTGGCAGAACATGAGGGATCTCATGCGGGCCCACTACCAGTCCGCGGCGGATAAGTGGGCCGCCATCGCCAACCCTCTTTTCTCCGACACCGACCACTTCATGCTCCTCCTCAAGCTCGTCTCCTGCGCCTTCATCCCCTTCCGAGTCCAGCTCGATCATGCTCTCACCACCCCAATCAAAGATGGCTCCATT GAATCTTGCACTGCCAAGTACATTGTGCAGCAATATCTAGCGGCGGCGGGAGGGGTGGCGGCGCTTAACGGCGTGAGCAGCATGTACGCGGTGGGGCAGGTGAAGATGGTGGTAGCGGCGTCGGACAGCGCCAAGGCTATGGAGAATGCTAGATTGAATAGTGAGGCGGGTGGGTTTGTGATATGGCAGATGAATCCGGATTTATGGTACCTCGAGCTTGTCGTTGCCCGCCACAAGATCAGTGCCGGGAGTGATGGAAAAATCAACTGGAATCACTCTAATGCCCCCAATTCCAACATCTGTCGAGGCCCTCCTAGACCCCTCCGAAGATTTTTCCAG GGTTTAGACCCGAGATCGACTGTGAACCTCTTCTCGAACACGGTGTGCATCGGGGAGAAGATCATCAACGACGAGGACTGCTTCATCCTCAAACTGGAGACGAGCTCCGACGTACTAAAGGTGCAGAGCACCCCGCACACGGAGCTCGTCCACCACACCATATGGGGCTACTTCAGCCAGAGGTCCGGCCTCCTCATCCAATTCGAGGACACGAAGCTCATCCGGATGAAGCCTGCTAAGCCCTCTGCCGCGGCCGACGACTGCATCTTCTACGAGACCAGTCTCCAGTCCTTCCTCGAAGACTACCGCCACGTCGACGGCATCAACATCGCCCACTCCGGGAAGACCACTGCCTCCATCTACAGATATGGGAAGACTCACAAGAGGAGGTGGAAGTTGGAGGAGACTTGGAGTATTGAAGAGATTGATTTCAACATCTCTGGTTTGTCTGTGGATTATTTCTTGCCACcagctgatgatgatgatcatCACAAGGACAGTGATGAACTTAATTGTGACAATGGCATATCATGCTAG